In Nymphaea colorata isolate Beijing-Zhang1983 chromosome 3, ASM883128v2, whole genome shotgun sequence, a genomic segment contains:
- the LOC116250581 gene encoding ribonuclease J, which yields MMSAISLCPCKFYCTPKLNGDLRKSSVSCLLGHSTAKGARTSKLSSKNSGKLEGAGKSIEDAVQRKMEQFYEGPGGPPLRILPIGGLGEIGMNCMLVGHYDRYIMIDAGVMFPDYDELGVQKIVPDTTFIRRWSHKIEAVILTHGHEDHIGALPWVIPALDSNTPIYASSFTMELIKKRLKEFGIFLPSRLKTFKTRRRFVAGPFEVEPVRVTHSIPDCCGLVLRCSDGTIFHTGDWKIDESPLDGKVFDRLALEELSKEGVTLMMSDSTNVLSPGRSVSETAVAESLLRHVSAAKGRVVATQFASNIHRLGSLKAAADLTGRKLVFVGMSLRTYLDAAFRDGKAPIDPSTLVKVEDMDAYAPKDLLVVTTGSQGEPRAALNLASFGGSHSLKLNKDDVILYSAKVIPGNETRVMKMMNRLTDLGPTIIMGKNEGLHTSGHAYRDELEEVLRIVKPQHFLPVHGELLFLKEHELLGKSTGIRHTTVIKNGEMLGVSHLRNRRVLSNGFTLLGKENLELMYNDGDKAFGTSSELCVDERLKIASDGIVVVSMEIMRPESVGGALSQPCIKGKIRITTRCLWLDKGKLLDALHKAAHVALSSCPISCPLAHMERAVSDVLKKLVRKYSGKRPEVIAIAVENANAVLAEELKAKLSGKAKGIFSLSALKRSIDPHVTRKRSNHKQTGDDVSSLRLAEMENMQEVGGASMYLDSTSCGDPLEGESFSDSLEVPGPLESARNENGSMPEEYLRRDESSGSSTSKSGVADLQPTSPTRGKRNKWKPEEITKLIKMRSDMDSQFQSVRSRMVLWEEISEKMLDHGINRSPAQCKSLWTSLVLKYEEHKNGTKSKKDWPYFDEMDQLLSVGK from the exons ATGATGAGCGCCATATCTCTTTGCCCCTGCAAATTTTATTGCACTCCCAAGCTTAATGGGGATCTCAGAAAGTCATCAGTTTCTTGTCTTCTTGGGCATTCCACAGCGAAAG GTGCTCGAACATCAAAACTGTCTTCCAAAAATTCTGGCAAGTTGGAGGGGGCTGGAAAAAGTATAGAGGATGCAGTCCAACGGAAAATGGAGCAATTTTATGAAGGACCAGGTGGTCCACCTTTGCGTATTCTCCCAATTGGTGGCCTGGGAGAAATTGGAATGAATTGCATGCTTGTGGGGCATTATGATCGTTATATTATGATTGATGCAGGTGTCATGTTTCCTga CTATGATGAACTTGGTGTTCAAAAAATAGTTCCTGATACAACATTCATAAGACGATGGAGTCATAAAATCGAAGCAGTTATCCTGACGCATGGCCATGAGGATCACATCGGTGCGTTACCTTGG GTTATACCAGCTTTGGACTCCAATACACCGATATATGCTTCTTCTTTCACCATGGAG CTCATCAAAAAGCGACTGAAAGAATTTGGAATTTTTCTTCCATCACGgcttaaaacttttaaaacaaGGAGAAGATTTGTTGCTGGTCCATTTGAAGTTGAACCTGTTCGCGTTACACATTCCATACCTGATTGTTGTGGCTTGGTACTTCGGTGCAGTGACGGGACAATTTTTCATACTGGGGATTGGAAG ATTGATGAATCACCTTTGGATGGAAAAGTTTTTGATCGTCTAGCTTTGGAGGAACTCTCAAAAGAAGGTGTTACATTG ATGATGAGCGACTCGACCAATGTACTCTCACCTGGAAGGTCTGTAAGTGAGACTGCTGTTGCAGAATCATTACTGAGACATGTATCAGCTGCAAAAGGAAGAGTTGTTGCTACACAATTTGCATCAAACATACACCGGCTTGGAAGCTTGAAAGCTGCAGCTGATTTGACGGGTAGGAAGCTG GTTTTTGTTGGTATGTCGCTGAGAACATACTTGGATGCAGCATTTAGGGATGGGAAGGCCCCCATTGATCCATCTACTCTG GTGAAAGTGGAGGACATGGATGCATATGCTCCAAAAGATTTATTGGTTGTCACAACGGGTTCTCAA GGAGAACCTCGTGCTGCATTGAATTTGGCATCCTTTGGTGGCAGCCATTCCCTCAAGTTGAACAAGGATGATGTCATCTTATACTCCGCCAAG GTTATTCCAGGAAATGAGACTCGagtgatgaagatgatgaatcGCCTTACGGACCTTGGACCCACAATCATAATGGGTAAAAATGAAGGCTTGCATACCTCTGGACATGCATATCGTGATGAATTG GAGGAGGTTCTTCGGATAGTGAAGCCTCAACATTTTCTGCCAGTACATGGAGAACTTCTGTTTCTTAAAGAGCATGAGTTACTTGGAAAATCAACAGGCATTCGGCATACAACT GTGATAAAAAATGGTGAGATGCTTGGAGTCTCACACCTTCGTAATAGAAGAGTTCTTTCCAATGGTTTTACTTTGTTAGGAAAGGAGAATCTTGAG TTGATGTACAATGATGGTGACAAAGCATTTGGAACTTCATCAGAACTCTGTGTTGATGAGAGACTTAAAATTGCATCAGATGGAATTGTAGTTGTGAG CATGGAAATTATGCGTCCCGAAAGTGTAGGAGGTGCTTTATCGCAGCCATGcatcaaaggaaaaataaggatCACAACACGTTGTCTATGGCTTGATAAAGGAAAGCTTTTGGATGCACTGCATAAAGCTGCACATGTTGCATTGTCAAGTTGTCCTATAAGCTGCCCGTTGGCACACATGGAGCGCGCTGTATCTGATGTGTTGAAAAAGTTGGTTCGGAAATACAGTGGCAAAAGACCTGAAGTCATTGCAATTGCTGTAGAAAATGCAAATGCAGTTCTTGCTGAGGAGCTAAAAGCGAAGTTATCAGGGAAAGCCAAGGGTATCTTCAGTCTGTCAGCTTTGAAAAGATCAATTGACCCACATGTTACAAGGAAGAGATCCAACCACAAACAAACTGGGGATGATGTAAGCTCTTTGAGATTAGCAGAGATGGAAAATATGCAAG AGGTTGGTGGTGCAAGCATGTATTTAGATAGTACATCCTGTGGAGACCCATTAGAGGGAGAGAGTTTCAGTGATTCTCTTGAAGTACCTGGGCCACTTGAATctgcaagaaatgaaaatggcaGCATGCCAGAAGAATATTTGAGGAGAGATGAAAGTTCGGGAAGTAGTACAAGCAAATCAGGGGTAGCAGATCTTCAACCAACATCACCTACACGTGGAAAGCGGAACAAATGGAAGCCGGAAGAAATAACAAAGCTAATAAAAATGCGTAGCGACATGGATAGCCAATTCCAATCTGTTCGGTCCAGAATGGTTCTTTGGGAAGAGATATCTGAAAAAATGCTAGATCATGGAATAAATCGTAGTCCTGCTCAGTGCAAATCTCTTTGGACATCTCTTGTTCTAAAATATGAG